A region of Candidatus Thermoplasmatota archaeon DNA encodes the following proteins:
- a CDS encoding DUF1614 domain-containing protein, translating into MITFGLLVLFLIGLFFYILYSIVHIAFVEVGFSRLEGSFIVFGSIIFGLVDLPLFTYNNWIIAINIGGAAIPIIISIYLIMKKEFMGKAIIGILIVSFFTYNITEVSSKGVTSSFPFWLLPPVVASIFSLMTSYKRPKEAAPLAYVTGTLGVLIGADFFHLPEILRMYTPNTVMASIGGAAIFDMVFLAGIIAVLVDSLFIIKR; encoded by the coding sequence ATGATAACATTTGGCCTGCTGGTTTTGTTTCTCATAGGGCTATTTTTTTACATACTGTATTCCATAGTCCATATTGCCTTTGTTGAAGTCGGGTTTTCGCGGTTGGAGGGGAGTTTCATCGTCTTCGGCTCCATCATATTTGGTCTCGTGGATCTTCCTCTCTTTACCTATAACAACTGGATAATTGCCATAAATATAGGAGGGGCGGCAATTCCAATTATTATAAGCATTTACTTGATAATGAAAAAAGAGTTTATGGGAAAAGCGATAATAGGGATACTGATTGTCTCGTTTTTTACGTATAATATCACGGAAGTGAGCAGCAAAGGGGTTACATCTTCATTTCCATTCTGGCTTCTTCCCCCTGTAGTGGCAAGCATTTTTTCTTTGATGACATCATATAAAAGACCGAAGGAGGCTGCCCCTCTTGCCTATGTAACGGGCACGCTGGGAGTATTGATAGGCGCAGATTTTTTTCATCTCCCGGAAATTTTGAGGATGTATACACCCAATACTGTGATGGCCTCTATCGGCGGAGCTGCGATATTTGACATGGTTTTCCTCGCGGGAATAATAGCAGTGCTGGTTGATTCATTGTTTATAATAAAGAGATAG
- a CDS encoding UbiA family prenyltransferase, producing the protein MNITGRGHIKLERELERAIIVGRKVISFLVSSSLFVALALFSVVYFSFSSLGISPDLPLLFASFLVTFSLYSINKVTDKEEDRFNSPERGKFVGDRENSLIVLSVIAYAVALLVGIFSGKILAVIALINPFLVAISYSTKITPNLPRLKDIFIVKSLSVTIGLVSSTSLLAYIYFQNPYIILFWVYFLSIKLFINAVLFDVRDVSGDKKFEIKTIPAVLGIKKTRNLLFFLNSLLIPWIGISLYLNLFVPALPILIFCIFYGYWYILRFCNPEKKFSLSYDLLVDGEWIILCIMFVFLQHFVYL; encoded by the coding sequence TTGAACATTACAGGAAGAGGGCACATAAAATTAGAGAGGGAACTTGAAAGGGCTATCATAGTCGGAAGGAAGGTTATTTCCTTCCTTGTGTCGAGTTCTCTCTTTGTAGCCTTAGCTCTTTTCTCGGTTGTATATTTTTCCTTCTCGTCTTTAGGGATATCCCCGGATTTGCCCTTATTATTTGCTTCCTTCCTTGTTACCTTCAGTCTATATAGTATAAATAAAGTAACAGATAAAGAGGAAGATAGGTTTAATAGTCCTGAGAGGGGTAAATTTGTAGGCGATAGGGAGAATTCACTCATCGTTTTATCTGTTATTGCCTATGCTGTTGCTTTACTTGTGGGAATTTTTTCGGGAAAAATTCTGGCAGTCATTGCCTTAATCAATCCTTTTTTGGTAGCAATATCATACAGTACTAAAATTACTCCTAATCTCCCAAGATTGAAAGATATTTTTATTGTAAAAAGTTTGTCAGTGACAATAGGCCTTGTTTCTTCGACATCTCTCCTTGCTTATATTTACTTCCAAAATCCATATATTATCTTATTCTGGGTATATTTCCTTTCTATAAAGTTGTTTATCAACGCTGTCCTCTTTGATGTGAGGGATGTATCTGGTGATAAAAAATTTGAAATAAAAACAATACCTGCTGTTTTAGGTATTAAAAAGACAAGAAATCTTCTTTTCTTTTTGAATTCTCTTCTTATACCCTGGATTGGCATATCTTTATATTTGAATCTGTTTGTTCCCGCTCTTCCAATTCTTATATTTTGTATTTTTTATGGATACTGGTATATTCTTCGCTTCTGTAACCCAGAAAAAAAATTTTCATTATCATACGATTTGCTCGTGGATGGGGAATGGATAATTCTCTGTATTATGTTTGTTTTTCTTCAGCATTTTGTGTATCTATGA
- a CDS encoding PINc/VapC family ATPase yields the protein MKIVPDTSVIVDGRITNLIRAGELKGADILIPEAVIAELEHQANEGFESGISGLDEIVQLQSFHKEGKINLHFVGDRPSPEQISHAGEIDAAIRKISEESRAILFTSDRLQAHVAEAKGLKVYYIRPEQEIKELQIEKYFDENIMSIHLREDCFPFAKRGKPGDFKIITAGKKKLKEKDMEMMSKEIIEAAKREKNSFIEIERKGATVVQLGAMRVVIARPPFSDRFEITATRPIIKLSLDDYNLDEKTKGRLGGYRRGIIISGPPGSGKSTFAQAIAEYLKDGGAIVKTMENPRDLQVGDEITQYAPLESNMELTSDILLLVRPDFVIYDEVRKSEDFRIFADMRLAGIGLIGVTHANRAIDAVQRLIGRVELGMIPQVADTIIHIKGGEIEQILEMEFMVKLPSGMEDADLARPVILVRDFHTKKELYEIYSYGEQVVVMSVSEKKSKNSVEKLAEMQLRSIIERYVDGAVNVEVKSDRSAVVYVEERSIPHIIGKAGKTISKIEDEAGMKLNVQPMASSSEIIPSVLKRKNYIVLKVSEIYGNREADVIINGKTILSGNLSQQGSIKINRKSRHGKEIIDAIASNDRLVMKIR from the coding sequence ATGAAAATAGTTCCAGACACCTCTGTAATCGTCGATGGAAGGATAACAAATCTAATCAGGGCGGGTGAGCTTAAAGGTGCCGACATATTGATACCGGAGGCAGTTATAGCAGAATTAGAGCATCAGGCAAATGAAGGATTTGAAAGCGGTATCAGTGGACTAGACGAAATAGTTCAGTTGCAGAGTTTCCATAAGGAAGGGAAAATAAATCTTCATTTTGTCGGCGACCGTCCTTCTCCCGAGCAAATATCACACGCTGGTGAAATAGATGCAGCAATAAGGAAAATTTCCGAGGAAAGCAGGGCAATTCTTTTTACCTCAGATAGGCTCCAGGCCCACGTAGCAGAGGCAAAAGGTCTTAAGGTATATTACATCCGCCCGGAACAGGAAATTAAAGAACTGCAAATAGAGAAATATTTCGACGAGAATATCATGAGCATTCACCTGAGGGAGGATTGTTTTCCTTTCGCAAAAAGAGGCAAACCCGGCGATTTTAAAATTATAACTGCTGGAAAAAAGAAATTAAAAGAGAAAGATATGGAAATGATGAGCAAGGAAATAATAGAAGCAGCTAAGAGAGAAAAGAACAGTTTTATAGAAATTGAAAGGAAAGGTGCTACCGTTGTACAGTTGGGGGCGATGAGGGTGGTAATAGCCCGCCCCCCTTTTTCAGACAGATTTGAAATAACGGCAACACGCCCCATCATAAAATTATCGCTTGATGACTACAATCTTGATGAAAAAACTAAGGGTAGGCTGGGGGGTTACCGGAGGGGCATAATAATCTCAGGTCCTCCAGGCTCCGGCAAATCAACATTTGCACAGGCGATAGCGGAATACCTCAAGGACGGAGGGGCGATTGTGAAAACCATGGAAAATCCCAGGGATTTGCAGGTCGGGGATGAAATAACCCAGTATGCACCTCTCGAAAGTAACATGGAACTGACATCTGATATTCTGCTTCTGGTAAGACCTGATTTTGTTATATACGACGAGGTGAGAAAAAGCGAGGATTTCAGGATATTTGCGGATATGAGGCTCGCAGGCATCGGGCTTATCGGCGTAACGCACGCAAATCGCGCCATAGATGCAGTGCAACGCCTGATCGGAAGAGTTGAGCTGGGCATGATTCCGCAGGTTGCCGATACCATCATTCACATTAAGGGGGGAGAAATTGAGCAGATACTTGAAATGGAATTTATGGTCAAACTTCCATCGGGCATGGAAGATGCTGACCTGGCTCGCCCCGTCATACTTGTGAGGGACTTCCATACAAAGAAAGAGTTGTACGAAATATATTCCTATGGGGAGCAGGTTGTGGTGATGTCCGTCAGCGAAAAAAAATCGAAAAATTCTGTTGAAAAACTCGCTGAGATGCAGCTTCGTTCCATAATAGAGAGGTATGTCGATGGTGCGGTTAATGTCGAGGTGAAATCGGACAGATCAGCGGTTGTGTATGTCGAGGAGAGGAGTATCCCTCACATAATAGGGAAGGCGGGCAAGACCATATCAAAAATAGAAGATGAGGCCGGTATGAAATTAAACGTGCAGCCAATGGCATCATCATCTGAAATAATCCCTTCCGTACTTAAAAGAAAAAATTATATCGTGCTGAAGGTGAGTGAAATATATGGGAACAGAGAAGCGGATGTAATCATTAACGGGAAAACAATTCTTTCTGGTAATCTTTCCCAGCAGGGAAGTATAAAAATAAACAGGAAAAGCAGGCACGGAAAAGAAATCATAGATGCCATCGCTTCAAACGACAGATTGGTAATGAAAATACGGTGA
- a CDS encoding radical SAM protein, with protein MFAPPLGICYLARALENRGDNVEIFDLRYRGTKKEALENILTEVDVVGVSIPSFSLRNAFRLCSFIKEIDPYIPIIIGGPHCSLYPKDVIRKINVDVSVNGEGEGIISMILDALEKGSKPMIPGVFYKDKNGNIKGTKGANIIKNLDEIPFPSRHLVEKYEYGYLFGFKFFKGKCTSTITSRGCPCTCRFCSREITGMEKYRTRSAENVVEELEDIYMDGYNSVIIADDNFLANRKRANRIFDSIIEKGFKLEIFVQGARVDSANKETYEKMKKAGVTTIAFGIESGNQDILDFYNKKTTLDQIGYAVDLSKKTGFFTIGNFIIGAPIENEQHIRNTIQFASSLQLDFALFSILEYSAGSQIWKEAVENGKIRRDEYRVMSDATRGLGKLPLKELERWQKRAYSTFCLTPRYLNNQIRNMVKKKDFSLIRGGINLFKHLF; from the coding sequence ATGTTTGCTCCACCGCTTGGCATATGCTATCTCGCAAGAGCACTTGAAAATCGTGGAGATAACGTAGAAATTTTTGATTTGCGTTATAGAGGAACAAAAAAGGAAGCACTAGAAAATATTCTGACTGAGGTCGATGTTGTGGGAGTTTCCATACCGAGTTTCTCACTTCGTAATGCATTTAGGCTGTGCTCATTTATTAAAGAGATCGACCCATATATTCCAATAATCATTGGCGGACCCCATTGTTCCCTATATCCAAAAGACGTGATTCGGAAAATTAATGTAGATGTAAGCGTAAATGGTGAAGGAGAAGGGATCATATCTATGATTTTGGATGCATTAGAAAAAGGATCGAAGCCAATGATCCCTGGTGTTTTCTATAAAGATAAAAATGGCAATATAAAGGGAACGAAAGGCGCAAACATAATCAAAAACTTAGACGAGATACCTTTTCCTTCTCGTCATCTTGTTGAAAAATATGAGTATGGATATCTGTTTGGTTTTAAATTTTTTAAAGGGAAATGCACATCTACAATTACAAGTAGAGGGTGCCCATGCACATGCAGATTTTGTAGCAGAGAAATAACAGGGATGGAGAAATATAGGACAAGATCTGCGGAGAACGTAGTAGAAGAATTAGAAGATATATATATGGATGGATATAACTCTGTAATCATTGCAGATGATAATTTCCTTGCAAATAGAAAAAGAGCGAATAGAATATTCGATTCGATTATTGAAAAAGGATTTAAGCTCGAGATATTTGTACAAGGTGCACGTGTAGACTCGGCAAATAAAGAAACATATGAAAAGATGAAGAAAGCAGGTGTGACAACAATTGCTTTTGGCATAGAGTCTGGGAATCAAGATATATTAGATTTTTATAATAAAAAGACAACTTTAGATCAAATAGGATATGCAGTTGACCTCAGTAAAAAAACTGGCTTTTTTACTATAGGGAATTTTATCATAGGTGCTCCTATAGAAAACGAACAGCACATAAGGAATACTATTCAATTTGCTTCTTCTCTACAATTAGACTTTGCTTTGTTTTCCATACTTGAATATTCAGCTGGATCTCAAATATGGAAAGAAGCGGTAGAAAACGGAAAAATACGTAGAGATGAATACAGGGTAATGAGTGACGCAACGAGAGGTCTAGGAAAACTCCCATTAAAAGAGTTAGAGAGATGGCAAAAAAGAGCCTATAGTACCTTTTGTTTAACCCCACGGTATCTGAATAACCAGATAAGAAATATGGTGAAGAAGAAAGATTTTTCTCTTATTAGGGGTGGCATCAACCTCTTTAAACACTTGTTTTAA
- a CDS encoding HAD-IB family phosphatase, with protein sequence MVDVYRMVAFDMDGVLVDMESSWSYIHKCFGTDNRKTAEAYLNGEIGSNEFMNRDIALWKSKGKFLHDIEKIFESIPVMKGIHECIGKLKAEGIITAIVSGGLDILARRIARDAGIDHVAANGIDGDMEKGILRVSPRRKDVTLTKLAEKLHVKRKEIISVGNSRYDIKMFEVSGMGIAFNPCDDEVIRHADVVIKGKNLSLILPYVIE encoded by the coding sequence ATGGTTGATGTTTACAGAATGGTTGCATTCGATATGGACGGGGTTCTGGTAGATATGGAAAGCTCGTGGAGTTATATCCACAAATGCTTTGGAACGGATAACCGGAAGACAGCGGAGGCATATCTTAATGGCGAGATAGGAAGCAATGAATTTATGAATAGAGACATTGCATTGTGGAAAAGCAAGGGGAAATTTCTGCATGATATTGAGAAGATTTTTGAGAGCATACCTGTAATGAAAGGTATCCATGAATGTATAGGGAAATTAAAGGCAGAAGGCATAATCACGGCGATTGTCTCTGGCGGTCTGGATATTCTTGCAAGAAGAATCGCCAGGGATGCAGGAATAGACCACGTTGCCGCGAATGGAATAGACGGAGATATGGAAAAAGGGATATTGCGAGTTTCTCCAAGAAGGAAGGATGTGACACTTACCAAACTTGCGGAGAAACTGCACGTTAAAAGGAAAGAGATAATATCGGTTGGAAACTCAAGGTATGACATAAAAATGTTTGAGGTGAGCGGTATGGGCATAGCGTTCAATCCTTGTGATGATGAGGTAATAAGACATGCGGATGTCGTCATAAAAGGAAAAAACTTATCTCTTATCTTGCCTTATGTTATAGAATGA
- a CDS encoding PAS domain S-box protein, producing the protein MKELYLLPSLIASLFLISIAIYLLFKKPRKRYIFPLVLLCLVDSLWNIGVVLTNVTDGGIVWAELTAVGLIFLPAAIFHFTVEYTKFFKDRYYLLAYAPACLLTILLPLGYYVTGVEYKSYGFEAMYSPLLFSINSCFGLSLTLFSVFMLLKYYRASVGIKKQQILYILFAIPANSLLSFISYEIMVEILHIAQFPVGAILDLIMISLIVYAILRFKLPVETAAEIDFRILSETASEGICIVDSSGSIDYANSHFSDLVDTPNKKIIGKQFQNFISEKFSGDTKRVINRTMKGEKTTNFEIELMQGDGTLNVEINTSPIVWNDKIIGGFVTLRNVTERKKTERELKEQKTYFQALFEGSPEAIVSLDGKHRVIDVNPSFVKLFGYKLDEMKGKNIDDFILSDEKEKEGRAITKKVLGGETVMIESLRKRKDGSLVPVSIIAAPIFIDDHQVGIFGIYRDVTEKKEAEEEKEFYNSLLRHDVANRNMVVQGNLEILDSISLNPEQKSLVSNALNAAVASTDLIKKIRELRAAEGESNIFPVIADESLSRAIKVNLQQAEGFAVEINYGECDAVVKAGSLVDNIFSNIIQNAIVHAQCKKISICCNEEKINGKKFCKVSVKDDGKGIPDDLKKEVFKPGIKRRGSPGSGLGLYLVRKLVEKYGGWIEIEDRMENGEKRGTIFNIYLELI; encoded by the coding sequence ATGAAAGAACTGTATTTACTTCCGTCGCTTATTGCTTCTTTATTCCTCATTTCTATTGCAATTTATCTTTTATTCAAAAAACCGAGAAAGAGGTATATTTTTCCTCTTGTATTACTGTGCTTAGTGGATTCCCTCTGGAATATTGGGGTTGTATTAACAAATGTAACCGATGGCGGGATCGTATGGGCGGAATTGACAGCGGTGGGATTGATATTTTTACCTGCAGCCATTTTTCATTTTACCGTCGAATACACCAAATTTTTTAAAGATAGATACTATCTTCTTGCATACGCACCTGCTTGTCTACTAACTATTTTGCTTCCCTTAGGGTATTACGTCACAGGCGTTGAATACAAAAGTTATGGATTCGAGGCGATGTATAGCCCTCTCCTCTTTTCTATAAATTCTTGCTTCGGTCTTTCCCTTACACTATTTTCTGTATTTATGCTACTTAAATATTATAGGGCGAGCGTGGGAATTAAAAAACAACAGATTCTTTATATTCTTTTTGCAATTCCAGCAAACTCTCTTCTTTCTTTTATAAGCTATGAAATTATGGTAGAGATCCTTCATATCGCTCAATTTCCCGTTGGTGCAATACTGGATTTGATCATGATAAGCTTGATAGTCTATGCTATTTTACGTTTCAAGTTACCAGTTGAAACTGCTGCAGAGATAGATTTTCGAATATTATCAGAAACTGCCAGTGAGGGCATATGTATCGTCGATTCTTCGGGCAGCATAGACTATGCAAACTCTCATTTTTCTGACTTGGTGGATACGCCAAATAAAAAAATAATAGGCAAACAATTTCAAAATTTTATTTCCGAAAAATTTTCTGGTGATACTAAAAGAGTTATCAACAGGACAATGAAAGGAGAAAAAACCACCAATTTTGAAATTGAACTGATGCAGGGAGATGGAACACTGAATGTGGAAATAAACACCTCGCCCATTGTATGGAATGACAAGATTATCGGTGGCTTTGTTACGCTCAGGAATGTAACAGAACGAAAAAAAACTGAGAGAGAGTTAAAGGAACAAAAAACGTATTTTCAGGCATTATTTGAAGGATCCCCGGAGGCGATTGTATCACTGGATGGAAAACATCGTGTCATTGATGTGAACCCATCATTCGTAAAATTATTTGGTTACAAACTTGATGAAATGAAAGGAAAAAATATAGATGATTTCATTCTTTCTGACGAAAAAGAAAAAGAAGGAAGGGCCATAACAAAAAAAGTTCTCGGCGGAGAAACCGTGATGATAGAATCTCTCAGGAAGAGAAAGGATGGTTCTCTGGTTCCAGTTTCCATAATTGCTGCCCCTATCTTTATAGATGACCACCAGGTAGGAATTTTTGGCATATACAGGGATGTCACTGAAAAGAAGGAGGCTGAGGAGGAAAAGGAGTTTTACAATTCGCTTCTAAGGCACGATGTTGCCAATAGAAATATGGTGGTACAGGGAAATCTTGAGATTTTAGATAGCATATCCTTGAATCCGGAACAAAAAAGTCTGGTATCCAATGCATTAAATGCAGCGGTGGCAAGTACCGACCTTATCAAAAAAATAAGGGAGCTGCGTGCGGCGGAAGGGGAGAGCAATATTTTCCCTGTGATAGCTGATGAAAGTTTATCGAGGGCGATAAAAGTGAATTTACAGCAGGCAGAAGGTTTTGCCGTCGAGATAAATTATGGGGAATGTGATGCCGTGGTAAAGGCAGGCTCCCTAGTAGATAATATATTTTCAAATATTATACAAAATGCAATTGTACATGCACAGTGCAAAAAAATTTCTATATGTTGCAACGAAGAAAAAATCAATGGTAAAAAATTCTGTAAGGTATCTGTAAAGGATGATGGTAAGGGCATCCCCGATGATCTAAAAAAAGAAGTATTCAAGCCGGGGATAAAAAGAAGGGGTAGCCCTGGGAGCGGCCTGGGGCTGTATCTGGTAAGAAAATTAGTTGAAAAATACGGTGGATGGATAGAGATAGAAGATAGAATGGAAAACGGAGAAAAAAGAGGCACGATATTTAATATTTATCTGGAATTGATATAA
- a CDS encoding winged helix-turn-helix domain-containing protein, which yields MYEEVGHLLKLITYSGLRAKMMMSLMEGPKTSGQLRDEIGVSSPNVIHAARELEKEKLLIGKEDGYHLTSIGNVISSKLLDMVSTMAVLEKNKDFWLAHDMQGIPKEFLDRIDELGEAEIIKSTPTNVIKGFTYYFQLVRNAKKVMGVSPILHPRFPPIIEKIVTRGVDVKLILTEEIFEIGKKKYHRLFQELINKENFQVWISEDPIKVAFTVTDSLLSFALFNLDGTFDSSNDLVSKNKGAINWGRELFEHYRKRAHKIREGT from the coding sequence ATGTATGAAGAGGTAGGGCACCTCTTAAAGTTGATAACCTATTCGGGTTTGAGGGCAAAAATGATGATGAGTCTGATGGAAGGTCCAAAGACGTCAGGGCAACTAAGGGATGAAATTGGAGTAAGTTCACCAAATGTTATTCATGCTGCAAGAGAGCTCGAAAAAGAGAAGTTGTTGATAGGGAAAGAAGATGGGTATCATCTCACGTCTATCGGGAATGTCATTTCTTCAAAATTATTAGATATGGTAAGTACAATGGCTGTTCTTGAAAAAAATAAAGATTTTTGGCTGGCACATGACATGCAGGGCATACCAAAAGAATTTTTGGACAGAATTGATGAATTGGGGGAAGCAGAAATAATAAAATCCACACCAACGAATGTAATAAAAGGTTTCACTTACTATTTTCAACTGGTTAGAAACGCAAAAAAGGTCATGGGTGTTTCTCCTATATTACATCCGCGTTTTCCACCGATTATAGAGAAGATCGTTACAAGGGGAGTGGATGTTAAATTAATATTAACAGAAGAAATATTTGAGATAGGAAAGAAAAAATACCATCGTCTTTTCCAAGAATTAATTAATAAAGAAAACTTTCAAGTGTGGATAAGCGAAGATCCAATTAAAGTTGCATTCACTGTTACAGATTCCCTTCTCTCATTCGCTTTATTTAATTTAGATGGCACTTTCGATTCAAGTAACGATTTGGTAAGTAAAAACAAAGGGGCGATAAATTGGGGTAGAGAGCTATTTGAACATTACAGGAAGAGGGCACATAAAATTAGAGAGGGAACTTGA
- a CDS encoding NUDIX domain-containing protein yields the protein MPDVVTCIILFRGKMLLLKRSNKVGTHKGKWACISGYVEEGDDILERALSEVEEEIGLSQNEIKLQEEGKPIKFFDEIEEKTWTVHPFLFKSNTDKIEIDWEHVGYVWITPSEIEKYDTVPKLKEVVNSFIPWQ from the coding sequence ATGCCGGATGTGGTAACATGTATCATCCTTTTTAGGGGAAAAATGCTTTTACTAAAGAGAAGTAATAAAGTAGGGACACATAAGGGGAAATGGGCTTGTATTTCTGGTTATGTGGAAGAAGGAGACGACATTCTGGAAAGGGCATTAAGTGAGGTAGAAGAAGAAATAGGATTGTCCCAGAATGAAATTAAGTTGCAGGAGGAAGGGAAACCCATCAAATTTTTTGATGAGATTGAAGAAAAAACGTGGACGGTCCATCCTTTTCTTTTTAAGTCAAATACAGATAAAATAGAAATAGACTGGGAGCATGTCGGCTATGTATGGATAACTCCTTCAGAGATAGAAAAGTATGATACGGTCCCAAAATTGAAGGAAGTTGTAAACTCCTTTATTCCATGGCAATAA
- a CDS encoding MTH1187 family thiamine-binding protein yields MIIAELAIFPISEGTSVSKYVREALKALEKTGLKYESGAMSTCIESPDLESIFDAVEKAHDAIVKMGAKRIQIALSIDHRLDKDATMESKLKAIGKGKA; encoded by the coding sequence ATGATAATTGCGGAACTGGCAATTTTTCCAATCTCGGAAGGTACATCTGTAAGCAAATATGTCAGGGAAGCATTGAAAGCTCTGGAGAAGACGGGGCTGAAATACGAGAGTGGGGCTATGTCCACATGCATAGAATCACCAGACCTGGAAAGCATATTTGATGCTGTTGAGAAGGCTCATGATGCAATCGTAAAAATGGGGGCGAAACGCATTCAGATAGCCCTGAGTATAGACCACCGTCTCGATAAAGATGCGACCATGGAATCAAAGTTAAAGGCAATAGGAAAGGGAAAAGCATGA
- the hutI gene encoding imidazolonepropionase: MLLIKDAAEIFLPGRVQKNSSILVENGRIKKIGKNLDGHDADIIDARGKTILPGFVDCHTHAVFAGSREFELEMKLNGANYEEIASCGGGINYTVKKTREASLNELFLESKKRLDKMLEHGTTTAEVKSGYGLDTKNEMKILEVISELNEKHVIDIIPTFLGAHAIPPEMEKDEYVSLVINEMIPLVAEKKLAIFCDVFCENGYFTIEEARKILHAGKRYGMIPKVHADEFSSYGGAELAAELKAVSADHLLMTSREGMRAMAKAGITAVLLPSVPFSLMQSEYADARGMIKEGVKVALATDLNPNCWTENMQFVIQLACFKMGMTPREAIEGATINSAKAIGIEREIGSIEKGKKADLIVINAPSHVFIPYHFGVNMVERVIKNGEIV; this comes from the coding sequence ATGCTTCTCATAAAAGATGCGGCCGAGATTTTTTTGCCGGGCAGAGTACAAAAAAATTCTTCTATCCTGGTTGAAAACGGAAGGATTAAAAAAATCGGAAAAAATCTGGATGGGCATGATGCAGACATAATTGATGCAAGAGGAAAGACTATTTTACCGGGATTTGTCGACTGCCATACCCATGCTGTTTTTGCAGGCTCGCGTGAATTCGAACTCGAAATGAAACTGAATGGGGCAAACTATGAAGAGATTGCTTCATGCGGAGGTGGCATAAACTATACCGTAAAAAAGACAAGAGAAGCTTCATTAAATGAGCTTTTTTTAGAATCAAAGAAAAGGCTTGACAAAATGCTGGAGCATGGGACTACGACAGCGGAGGTAAAAAGCGGGTACGGGCTCGATACCAAAAACGAGATGAAAATACTGGAAGTTATAAGCGAGCTTAATGAAAAACATGTCATTGACATAATCCCTACTTTTCTCGGGGCGCATGCCATCCCGCCTGAAATGGAAAAAGATGAATATGTCAGCCTCGTCATAAATGAAATGATCCCGCTGGTTGCAGAGAAAAAACTTGCCATATTTTGCGATGTTTTCTGTGAAAATGGCTATTTTACTATAGAAGAGGCAAGAAAGATATTGCATGCTGGGAAGAGATATGGAATGATACCAAAAGTACATGCAGATGAATTTTCTTCATATGGTGGAGCTGAACTTGCAGCAGAGTTGAAGGCTGTGAGCGCCGACCATCTTCTCATGACATCTAGGGAAGGAATGAGAGCCATGGCAAAAGCCGGTATTACGGCGGTTCTTCTACCCTCGGTTCCGTTTTCATTGATGCAGAGCGAATATGCCGATGCAAGAGGGATGATTAAGGAAGGTGTGAAGGTGGCGCTGGCAACCGACCTGAACCCCAATTGCTGGACAGAGAACATGCAATTTGTCATTCAACTTGCATGCTTTAAAATGGGGATGACACCGAGAGAAGCGATAGAAGGTGCAACAATAAATTCCGCGAAAGCGATAGGAATAGAGAGAGAAATAGGAAGCATAGAGAAAGGGAAAAAAGCTGATCTGATAGTGATAAATGCCCCATCCCATGTTTTTATTCCATATCATTTTGGGGTTAATATGGTGGAGAGAGTAATAAAAAACGGAGAAATTGTATGA